The following DNA comes from Quercus robur chromosome 1, dhQueRobu3.1, whole genome shotgun sequence.
CTGTGAGTTTACGAGTTAAGAAATACTCTGGATCTAGGTAACCCTGCAAATTTTATGTagagaataagaaaataaagaaatagacatcaagttcaaaaaagaaaagaaaagaaatagacaCCAATTGCACCTACGACATTATTAAGTCTATTTCATCTAGaatcaatttcatttatttactttttatttttatttttatttttataaagataaCAAGAATTGTTgctaaattaataattttaacaaatatgGAAATGGCCAACACAAttaccaacttttttttttaatttatttcttgtAAGGGTTAAGAGCCCAtgatatattttcaaatgttgaaaccatatttttaaaaattagaccgaacaaagaaccaaaaaagagATAATTTCTTGGCTTTCTAGTCAGAATTGGGTTCAATTGGTGGTTGGACCTTGATGTCATAAATAATATGTTAGCTTAGGTTATTAACTTGTGACCctaaatttacttttcttttgaatataGGAGAGAGGCCTATACAACCTTATTGAAAATTCACTCATCAACCTAGACTCATATAGAGTTTATAATTCTGTTAGTTAAGCATCGACAATAAGAGTCTTACTGGTGTCCCCTTCACAACTGTAGATACATGAGCAGGCACAACCCCTTCAACATCTGGAACAGGTGCAAGTCGTGAAAGTCCAAAATCAGCAACTTTTGCTATATACCTAGAGTCCAATAATATATTGCTGGCCTTGATATCTCGGTGAAATATTGGAGGATTGGCTTCAGTATGTAGGTAGAGGATGCCCTTAGCTGATTCCAGGGCAATTCTCAATCTCATGGCAAAACTCATTGGTTCTTTAGACTTAGCTGTATTATTGCAAACATGATTCACTATAAGTCATTAGAATGATATGTAGAATGTGAGAAGTAAATAGGTTCTGCTTAACTCAAAAAATGACAGAAAGGTGGGGTGGGGAGAAAGTGTACTgtcacaaattttatatttcaattttcacttACATTCATACTCTACGAAAAAAACTATAGTGAGATCAATAAACACAAGCTTAAAGAATGAATATAAGGCGTACCAGAAAGGTTATCCCTTAAAGTAAGATTTGGCATAAACTCATAGACCAACATCTGCAAAACAATACTCACATGAGAAAGGAGATATTTAAGTATTGTATGCATTTTTTAAAGTCAAATTGATGTGGGATgcacttttaattttaattttgtagtcaatatgatttttattggttactagtatttttattttagctcttggttttttattttttagaagcaaggttatttttgtaataaatcaaTTACGGTCTAAAACTTTAGTCAGGATTAGGGTTTAATAGTCTATATAAGCAAAGTCTTGTACTCCTATTAGGAAggattatttttattaggaAGGAGAggtgctacgtccacaacattttaataacaaattatagatagttagttattattgattctaatttgaacctactactaaaattacttttctaCCCCACTAATAACAACCTGCAACAACCTAAtacataagatttattgtaaaaaagttGTAGACATAAGttacataacatttctcttaattCTATTGAAATTGTCACAATGGTTTGGTGGTAACAACTCCAGCCACTGAATCCTAGGTTCCCTATCTTTATTTATCctgtctttcaattttatttttgcatgTTTTAGTTTGGTCTGTATCACAAATAATACCTAATTAATGAAGAAATCTAGATTGAGTTTGATTTCTTGTATTGTTTgcaattattcaaaaaaagCATCtatataatcaatatatatatatatatatatattctcttcaAGATGAGATTAAGTACCTGTTCGCCTTCTTCATCACAATATCCAGTCAAAGACACAAGGTTTCGATGATGTAACCTTGACAACAATTCTATCTCTGTCAAGAACTCTGTTTCACCCTGTAAAGATCCCTGTTGTGCACGTTTTATGGCCACAACTGTACCATCAGCTAGAATTCCTTTATAAACCTTTCCGTACCCTCCTTCACCAACCTGAGCGGAGCTGTCAAAGTTGTTTGTAGCCATGACCATTTCTTCGAAAGTAAAATCCTTCACACCATCAATTTTTATGGAGGCCTTAGAGACTGCATATTAAAATACAGGTACaatgttaaaaatgaaaacatagTGACAGGTGCTGCATATAAAGATGATGTGCccatttatattaaaattactGATAAAATGATAATTGATTATCAGAATGTTTTGCTTATGCTAACAGATACACACACATTTTTCATCTTACAAgccaaaaaaattgttaacaTAATTACTGACTGGTTGTTCTTCAAACTTAGAGGTGGTTTGAGCCAGTTTGCAACCAAGTCTCATGGAattcttcatttaaatttttaatctcTAAATAATGTTTCCATTCACAGCCCAGTCCAAACTTGGCTGAGGCTTGCCCTACAGCATTAGCTAAGATAGGGCTAAGACATTGACCAAGCCAGGCTGAGgcctttgtaattggaaaagcATCCGCCCAGCCTAATTGACAGGCCTAATCAGGATGTAGAATGGTAACAATTACAGGCAAAGTTAAAAATCATGACATATCTACCTGAATACCCTAACTTCATAAACAAAAGATACTTACAACGACGTTTTCCCAAAACTGCATGGTACTTCCTTATATGCGCTCTCAGTATCAGTAGAGTAACAACTGCAGACAATGCAACTGCACCTGCAATGGTCCCCAGTACTATGCCAACCAATGCGCCTTTGCTTAAACCAGAACTTGAGTTGGAATTCTCTGTGACATTAGTGAAAACtatgagcaaaaaaaaatgaaaattatccAGCATTATTCTCTCATATATGAATACATGAAAGAAGAGAAGACGTGAATGAGTAGTTCATCTATCCTTGGGGCCAAGTCTTTAGTGACATAGGGTGTGAATTTGAAGTGCCCTTCTTGATAAATATAGAAGAATAGAACACAACTTAATTGCCCAGAAAATTACAAATCATCTTGAACAGAGAATTGCAGTTATTAAATTATGTGACAGATCCAGTAGTGCAAATGTATATGTTACACTAGAAGGCCTGTCTTCAACATAGTTGGCAGCAAAAGAAATGGTGATTTTCACTTTAATGTACcacccacacacacatactACACATTTCTCAGAATATGAATTCAAACAATAGAGAATAAAGCCACAAGATTAAAGATTGTCTTTAAAGTATAGTAGATTTCAAGGAATAGGtcaaaaaaattggagaaaaaagTTGTGCAATCTTCAGCAGCTAAACAAGCATTAGTTCCAACTACAATAAAGCTCTGTCACAAAACATATTAGAAAAGTGTTTCAAGACAAACCTTCTCTATAGAAGCCCAGTAGAGGGAAGCTGATAAGTTCATAGGGTCCAAAAATGTCACTATCATCAATGTTCCATGATGTGAACAGCCCGAAGATTCGATTAACCTCACTCATATTGAACTTAGTAGTGCTGCTATTTCCATATACAGGAAAAAGCTTCAAGTTCATTCCTAGTCGAGGTCCTTCTTCCCAGAAAAATGAATCAATGTACAGCTGATAAAGAAACAAGTCAAGACTAGATGACAGGTACTCCTCAAATGTATTTATGTATGGACGAAAATCTGAGAATCCAGGACTTTTCAACCGATATCCAACAAATAAGGGGGCAGCACAGAGACAAGCCACAGGAGATGCAGGGGAACTTAAATATTCAAAAGGGGGTGGACATTCTTGAGCTGGACAAACAGAAGTCGTATTTGTTGAACTTTGATTGTTATTTTCATCACTTTCAAAACGACAGAACTGGGATAGGCTGGAGTTCGAACATAAGGGATTCCCTTGAAGcctgaaaaaggaaaaaaaataaaaataagtgacACGATCATATCAATGTCCTATATCTGTTACGCCTagcaaattaaaactaaaaagatCACATCCACAATCTTTTACTATGAAAGTAATTATGAAGCAAAAATGGGGGGAGGTATAGAAGCGAACCAGACAGTGACATTTGGAGATAGATTAATAGTGCCTGAAATATTTGAAAGCCCATTATTCTGCAACTGCCTGCAatacaaaaaatccaaaagccGTAtcttagaaaatccaaaatttattaaattcaacCCAGGAGGTTACGCCTTTAAATTTACAGAAGACCATgctgtaaccaaaaaaaaggaattaacTTTATTTTGTACCAATGCAAGAACAAGATATTTGTTTGATGCACACAACCCCCCATCATTTAACCAAGGGAAATAGAAACATTGTCATTCAGGTCATATGAAAAATGGACGATCACAGAATATGCTGTCGGTCATGTTGGTTGGATTTGATGAGGATGATTCCCGGATTGATGACACATGGTGGTTCTTAAGGCAAGGATGTACTTGGCAAAGCCAAATTAGAATCTGATTGGAAGCTTGAGCAAGAGTTCAACTATTAGTTCTTGATTCTCAGCAGAATGTGATTGGCCAAGTGTGTCAGATTTTGAGTCCCAAAAGTATTCACTGGCTCGGGATGGAGGGAAACAGAATAACAGTTAGGATTTGGGGGGAATGATTGAGCACAAGAAGAATGGAACCCAAGTGTTCGTTGGCcaaaattatagatttgttaATGCTGAGTTGGAGGAGGGTAAATCACGTGCTTCTGTTCTAGATGCTGAGGTGGAAAACCAGTGAGAAGTTATTGGGCGAAGACTGATTGGGATTATAAGGAGTACTGAAGCCCTCTAAGAAGAAAGGTTTGGACTGGAGGAATCTGTGTCAACCAGCCTATTAATACTGATTTTTAAAGCTTTTTTCTACTGGAGAAGATAGatgggaaaaatatttttaggccACCACTAGTGGTGGTTCAAGAGGTAATAAAGAAGTGGACAAACTGTCTTGTGGGACAGTTTTTGGAGAAAGCTCCTCCTTTCTTCTAGGTTTTAGAAACTATGGCAACCTTTTGGTGCTGTTGAAGTGATGTCTGctgaaaatgtgatttttgttttttgcaaaTTCAAAAATGCCAAGTCTACGGATGAGGAGTTGAGAATGTTGCAAGTGTCATATGATCAATAAGCCATTGATGCTGAGGTGATGTGAACCAGGAATTCAGTTATTTAGTCCTTCGTTaactaattttcttatttgggAAAACTTCCATCATATTCCTGTTAAATTTTGAAAGCATGAATCATTGATTTGTATTGCAAGTGCTGTTGGGATGCAATCACCAATAAACAATTGACGATGGGGTATGTGAGGCTGTGTGTGCAGGTTGGTCAGTGTTGCTTTAATTATTGGTGGTTTCACTGATGTTGAGGTGGAATACCCTTGGGAGCCATAGAAATGTGGTAATTAATTGTAAGGTATTCGAAAATAATGAGAGAACATGTCCCAAGAGGACAATGGAGTTACGGCAACAAAGGAGTCTAATGAGGCACAGAGGCAAGTAGGGAAAGAGAACACTGATGATGATGGATCAATTGAAGAttcaaatagaaaaaggaaagtaTTGAAGAGGGAAACATTATGAGTAGTAAGTGTGGAGATGGAGTggatatctcatggaaagctcaCGCTACAAACAAATTTTCCTTGCTAGATGACCTAGAGGAGGAAAAGTATGATGATCAAGGGGTGCAAGTAGAGCTGGAGAATGTAGCAGTGATAGATGTTGGGTTTCCTGAATCAGATGTAGATGTTTTTTAGGCAGGTAGGGGTTAGGATGAGGAGTTGGATTGGGCTTTAAAGAAGTAGAAAGGTAGAAGTTTTCAAAAGACCAATGGTAAACTAGCTTGTGTAGCTACCATCTATCTTTGGCTTTTTTGAAATACTCAGAAAAAAAATGGGAGAGACAGATTTGGGGAAGATTTGTTGCAAGCTGTAGCTGCCGACATTAGATATTGGTTTCTTTGGTGTGAACATATCAAGCATACTGCTTTGAATAGAGTCCTCTGTTGTTCATGGAGGATTCCATCTACTGGCTTTTTATTCTTGTTAGTTGTGTAGCAATTGGCTGTGTTTCTTAGGAATAGCAGTTTCCTTGCTGGTTGTAAATGTCGTAAAAATATATACTGTCGAATGGAAAGACTtattcattcatcaaaaaacaaaaacattgtcGTTCAGGTCTTACACTGTAAGTTTCTCCGTTCCGTTCAAAGTCCTATTTTGCCAAATGCTGGATGGAACAGAGCCACTCAATGAATTGTTTGCAATTGACCTGCCATGGGgaataatttatcaaaaaaatccaGTTTCTTTCATTAACAGTTTAATTTAATGAATGATATTATCTAGTTACTTTACAATCTCATGGTTGAGATCAGCAGAAActcaaatttagaaaaaaaaaaaaattattagtaagtTATACACACATGTAGTGGGTTTTGATCAAACAACCTTACCCTCCACccatttttagaaaaagagGATGcgtcatttgagctagagctcattggttcaaatttgaatgaatatgaagaaaataaatatgaaataattacaataaaatcgAACCATATAAATAAacacaagaagaaaaataaagggaGACTACTCACAATATTTGAAGACGAGGGAGATCCGAAAAGCTGGTGGGAATTGTTCCAGTAAGACTGTTGTTGGATAACAAGCTGAAATCATTCAAATAATAGATTTCAGAATGGTATAAATTATCTCAAAATctactcaaaaaagaaaaagaaaaaaaattcaaaactgaaaGACACGTctgtaaatattttgtaatacctagaaattaaattaaaaaaaaaaaatcagatacaTGTCATTCAGAAGATGGAGAATCTTACATAGTCGTCATATTCCCCGAAAGCTTATCTGAGGGTATGGTTCCATTTAGCTGATTTAAACTGAGGTCTCTGAAGTTTatataaagtaaaatataaagTATAAGTAACTAGTGGAGTTGTCTTTGATAacataaagagaaaattttattcagcttggtgcatttattttttggaattataTGCCATACTTGATCATCATAGAGAaactaaaaaaggaaaacaaaataaagcaactTACAGATAATAAAGGTTTGGTATTTGGCTCAAATTAGGAACCGGTCCCTGCAAACTGCAGTTCCTAAGGCTCCTGGCaaatccaaccaaacacaaatattaTCAATCTTGCATGAAATACCATGTTACTTGTGAATGCGCACACTACTTGATTGCTAGCTCGCAAGTGTATGGAGAACATGAAAGGTTTGTGATATCTAATCAAGACAATCTAGCTTCTTTACAAGTTGAGCAGAATACAGAGTGGTGTAGAATATCAAACAGCAAAGAATTAATCAGGAAGTCCTGGCTTGTTCAGTCTACCAGTGGCCTTGATGTTTTagaaaaatgcaataaaatacCTTCATGCCAACTAACACTTCTAAGTTGAGTAACTTCCCATTTGTATTCCTTTTCAATCAATGATGGAATACTtcatgtattttcacaacaaaatgtATACCATTCTATCTATAATATACTACCATTTAATTTTGCTAGAATTTTCCTCATTGttttagttttgcattttagagGAAAACAGAGCTTCTTGTATTATTTagccaaataaataaataaaaactttcaaCCTTATAATTCAAGGCTAGCACCTTGCTTGCCTTTACTTTTGGGACCTAGTTACAGAGATACGATAATAATATGAACTTACAACTTCAGCAATTTAGACATGTTGCTATAAGAAGATGGAATTGTAGCCCCATTGAAGTTATTGTTATCAAGTTGACTGcaaaacaattaaaatgaaaccaTTAAGAaactcgaaaaaaaaaaaattttaactaatagaaaaatgaaaatttagattttataacCTTGTTCAAGATAAAAAGCAATTTATAAATACATGTAAAGACATTTATGagataaacaaaaataaatttatgctcTAGGAAAAGTAAAAATCATACAGTATTCGTAAATTTGGCATTGTGGAGAACTCTGGTGGAAGATTCcctgataagttgttattatcAAGAAGGCTGCAGATGCAGAATTGAAGATGGTTAATATTCTCACTGATTGTACAGACAGATGACTCATATGAAATATAAGAACATGGCCAAATACTGACTTACAAGTGAAGAAGATTTGGTAATCTAGATAGCTCACTTGGGATTTGCCCACTAATTGAATTGTTGTTCATATGACTGCTCACAAAAAGAAGTAGAAGGGTTAGTCATAGTAGATTAGATTTTAGACAATATATCATCAGAACAGAAACACACTCACAAGTGCTGTGTTGCGTTCAAGTTTGCAAATGATTTAGGTATTGATCCTGATATTTGGTTTTGGTCAATTTGTAGTCTTTTCAAATTTGGGAGGTAACCAAGCTCTTCTGGTAAGGGACCTGTTAATTGGTTTCCATTCAGAAGCCTGGATTCACAGAATATTACACAGAGTTAAAGAAAAAGCAAATGCACTGCAATATTCAAATACCAAGAATTCAGAAAAATGCTATAAAGTAAATTAGTCAAGATTTGATAAGGATTATCTCCTATATTATTTAGAGATCAAAGACTTTAAATATGCATGAACAAGTGGCATATCTCCATTTCTTAAGAGTATAGGCATATGATTATCTTATAACATTGTTGAGTATCTAATCCAACCAGCAGAGAAGCTGCTTAACTTACAAGAGTTCCAAAGATGTTATATTGCCTATCTCCATTGGTATAATTCCACTTATGTTGTTCCACATAAAATCCCTTCAAAAGAGTAGatagagaaaaatatatcaGTAGGATATATAAATCAAATGCAAAACCATCGGATTTTAGAATATTTTGCAAGAGGTATCTAAAAGCTATGATTCCAATAAAGATATTTGTAGCACAAAAAATAAGACTTCAGACATCCTTCGCCATACAATATTGTCAAATTTGATAACTGGCCAAGCGCTGGTGACAAACTTCCTGACAAATTCATTTGTAGTAGGTGCCTGCAGAGAAGAATCCCAAAAGAAAGTTATTAAAGCACCATAGCTAGATCTTCATTAGAAATGCCTAGATGCAATGCATTTAATAGCCAGGTTTTATCAAAGCTTGACACTCTTATATGTGAACTTGTGACTAGTGTATAATCTAACATAATGCCAGGCATGAGATAACAATTGAGTCTGTGGGCAATAAGTCGTATAATAAATCATTAGTTATTAATTCTGGACAAATGAGAAGATCATGAAGACAGATTTTAAATTCATTAAGACCTGCTAGTGATCATTTGGAAAATTGTGGCAAATAGATCCAATtctaataaatttctttaatctTAAATGAACTACAGAACCAAGGAATTTTGTTCTCTGCACCAACTAATACGAGTAGATATAAAAGTGGAATAATATATCTCATCATGCAAGGGggacaaaagaaataaagtaaGAAAAAGTTTTCTATGTGAAAGGAAACATGCTACACTATTCACATCAATGATGCTCCTAAAGAGAATTAAAAGCAGGAAAAGATAAAATCATACAATTTTTGAACATGTAGGTATCCATCGCCTACTGTTTTATTGGAGCACACAACTCCTGTCCAATTTGATGTACATGGGTCTCCTTGATCCCAATTACTAATATTATTATAGGGATCCATCAAACTGCTCTTGATGGCCTGCAATGCCTTCACTGCAAATTAATACAAATGTTAATCATTGTCTCTTCAACATTAAATTTAGAAAGTTCATAAGCTTCTCTAGTCCTTATGTTTCTATAATTCTAGTATTAGGATTTCTGCATTAAAGGAATGCAAagtcaattttaa
Coding sequences within:
- the LOC126726771 gene encoding probable LRR receptor-like serine/threonine-protein kinase At1g06840, whose protein sequence is MYLSRVCGYGLFVVAWLCCSSLLIDAQNLLTNPEEVKALQAIKSSLMDPYNNISNWDQGDPCTSNWTGVVCSNKTVGDGYLHVQKLHLLQMNLSGSLSPALGQLSNLTILDFMWNNISGIIPMEIGNITSLELLLLNGNQLTGPLPEELGYLPNLKRLQIDQNQISGSIPKSFANLNATQHFHMNNNSISGQIPSELSRLPNLLHFLLDNNNLSGNLPPEFSTMPNLRILQLDNNNFNGATIPSSYSNMSKLLKLSLRNCSLQGPVPNLSQIPNLYYLDLSLNQLNGTIPSDKLSGNMTTILLSNNSLTGTIPTSFSDLPRLQILSIANNSLSGSVPSSIWQNRTLNGTEKLTVQLQNNGLSNISGTINLSPNVTVWLQGNPLCSNSSLSQFCRFESDENNNQSSTNTTSVCPAQECPPPFEYLSSPASPVACLCAAPLFVGYRLKSPGFSDFRPYINTFEEYLSSSLDLFLYQLYIDSFFWEEGPRLGMNLKLFPVYGNSSTTKFNMSEVNRIFGLFTSWNIDDSDIFGPYELISFPLLGFYREENSNSSSGLSKGALVGIVLGTIAGAVALSAVVTLLILRAHIRKYHAVLGKRRFSKASIKIDGVKDFTFEEMVMATNNFDSSAQVGEGGYGKVYKGILADGTVVAIKRAQQGSLQGETEFLTEIELLSRLHHRNLVSLTGYCDEEGEQMLVYEFMPNLTLRDNLSAKSKEPMSFAMRLRIALESAKGILYLHTEANPPIFHRDIKASNILLDSRYIAKVADFGLSRLAPVPDVEGVVPAHVSTVVKGTPGYLDPEYFLTRKLTDKSDVYSLGVVFLELLTGMHPISHGKNIVREVNAKYQSGMIFSVIDEQMGSYPSECVMRFFTLALKCCKEETDARPSVLEMVRELEIIWNMMPDSDIKSADPMVTDAEKVVTPSTSSSTVKNTYVSFDVSGNDLVSGAVPSITPR